The window aatttgaaaacaagagaggaaaaaatataagcttgctccttaaaaatatttatcaattttaaatcacaaaaatagtCCTAAAAATCTTGAATAATGGAAAAATGTAATCAAAATACATAGCTTTCCGtttaaaatgacaaaatataTAGCATCTAATAACGgattgttgcattttttataaagtctGTGCCgccaatttgtttttctatgaaaaagttgggatcaatatttttttatggctAATAAAAATCGAGGACTAATAATTATGTCTTGGTCTTGATAGTCTggtcaaaatagacaaaaatatAGTGCAAAAATTCGCATAGTGTTGAATATTGGGACAGGTCTTAAGTACActattacaaataaaacatcaaaAGCCTCCATCGAACCGACACgtgtcataaaaaaattatttattgttaaagatcaaaaatatcggttttttacatttttctcgtAAACGGTAAGACTTATCATGAGAAtgatcaaacaaaaaatatagatCATACAATTCTCTATAAACAttgttcttattatttttttctacgaaTCACCATTTAAAACATCGAAAATACTAATTCACAGACCTACGAGTAGGTTGTCTACATGGATCATCGGAATATacctaagcaaaaatattagtTTAGGTAATTTATACATACAAGTTATACGATTGTGAAAATACTCCACGATATACTgtgatttagttttattatacAGACTTAGTTTTTAACACGAGCCACTCTGGATATTTcgagaaataaacaaaatgttataaaatCTCGAAAgaagtcaatttttatttacaggaggacaccttttttatttagtttctgtaagaaaaatatttgcttttattagttaattaataaattaattttattaaaaaaacacgttaaaaaaattcgccaAACAGGTGATGGGGAAATATGTGCATGATTTCTTTAGCTTTTGGAATGACGATATCTCCGTAATGGTGACTCgtaggaaaaaaaatagaagaaattttttatagatAATTGTATGACCTACAACTGTTGTTTGACCATTTCCATGATAAGATTTATAGTTTGCGAAAAAAATGCGTAAAATTAATACTTTTGACCTTTGATATTGAGTAACTTTTTTAGCACACTTTTTTAGATCGGTggggacttttgatattttatttgtaaaagaTACCTAAAAAGAACTGTACAAATTGTCAGCTGTAtgtgaatttttgtaaattgaaatgtttattttgacCGGACTATAAATAATAACGACTAGGAactaaaataagaaaacattAAACTGTTTCATTGTTGTTAcacagtttttatttgtttttataaatcaaccagaattttcaaatgtttttaatcacaaattttcacattaacaaatcaaaaataacgAATTGAAACAACCGTTAAAACAAACACACCGACTACTATCAAGTGCCCCAACATTGGGGCCCTCTCCCCAGCACCCCCACTCGGAGGAGAATCTTGCTCAAAATTCCTCCCATAAATCGCAAAAGTCAAAATTCGGTTCTGTGCCTTTTTCAAAGCAAACGTTCTCTCAACAACTTCTTGCCCATTCTCCACCACTTcatttttaatccaaacagtCTCGCTGGCATTAACTGGACGAATTGAGCTCAGAAGCGAGTTAGGAAACTGTGTTCTATTTCCACTTTTATCAAACTTGGCCGCAATTTGAATATTCTCAAAAGTCACAGGCCATTCAATGTCTTCATATTTGGGAAACCTCAGACCACACGATGATAAAGACGAATTCAAACACGCAATTATGCCACAAATTTCCGTTCCCCCATTGTATTGCCCCCGAAACGAACGAACACCTGTGAACGCAACCAAATGAtaagtgtaaaaaaaaatcgagttatgTTGTTTCGTTGAAATTTGAATGGTAAAGTTGCAACATAATTCACTCTTGGTTTCACTATTTGTGTGGCAAATGTGAGTCTCAAAATCCGTTTTGTTGTCAACATTTAGAACTGTTGAGCTGAAGCCTGAAAACacaaatttggcaaaaataaaaaaagttggcCAAAAAATCACTTGGAATGCTACTGTCTGTAGCTAAATAAAACTCGTCCATTTCCTTGGCTAAAATGTCGATATTTGGCTCAGGTGGTACTAAAACTTGCCCATTTTTGCTCCTGAAAGCAAAAATGTGTGATCCACCTTTGGCCACGTAACCTTGCGAAATTGTTCCTCTGGAAGCTAAACACTTTGtccaaaaatcacaatttggaaattttatacCGTTATAAATGCCACTCCCACCGGTGCCCACTTTCGGGTAATTGCCCCCGGCCCCAAAAAACAACACATCGTAGTTATAGGCCCACATTTGTTGGGTTTGAAGAGCTAcagtttataattaataaaataacgtCCAAGTTGTTTAAATTCACCCACAAGTGAGAAAAGGGAGCTCTGAGTACCAATTTGAGGGAAAAATTACACCATCGATGTCTTCCTCAACCAAATCTAATGCAGGACTTTTGAATAAGATATCAAAACAGGTGAAAATACCAAATTTGACACCAAAATCGGTGTGAATGATCACTTTCTCAACTTTTGGTTTATCCAAATCGTGTTCGCCAAAAAGATTGTATTTGTGGTaagtatttgtaatttttcctGTCCGGTCTATTATCACATCAgtgttgtagaaaaaaaatccggAATTTTTGCAAGTTGTTCGATCACACTTTACTTTTTCCACCAAATTAATTACCAAGTAAGTGTTGGAATTGCGAGCTGTGCAAGACAAGTTTTTCATAAATTCGGGATAAGTCAGTGAATCACACGGATTGTCCATTATGTGTATTTCTACTGATGTTTTTGGACTAGTTTTGAGGGTGGATTCTGGGAATATTATCATGTCGAAGTTTTCAGTCTTAACtagtgttttaattatttcgagatatttttttgtgttttctaaAACAATTTGTTCTTCGGTGAGTCTTTTGTCGACGAAGGGTTGGTATTCGATGACGGCAATGTTTGCGGTGAGATTGTCCCATGGGGAGGCCTACAAAAGATTAATCTTAAGGAGGAGAAATTGTTGTGGGGATTATTCTACCTGGCAGAGGTTGATGGTGCTTAGGAAAAGTATCCAAAGTCGTATcattttcattgaaaaaatcTGCGAACAACAGTATTGGaaatataaagaaataaatttgacATGGAAGATAATTGAGGTTTATTCTACTGGAAAATTTCTTCCATgaagacaataaaaattcaacaatttttcctCAAAGATGCTAAAATCAAAGAAGTCTTTGGATAAATCTTTGGTCATCTTAagttattttgtatttatttatagtcTGGTGTAAATGAAAATCAGAAAAAGAAGTAGCAGTCCGATAAAAATGTCTTTACTGCTCAACTATGGTGGTTctcaacttatttttttattatttctttggtCCACCtatcagaaaaaataacacattagTACATTACTTATTCTGTGAGTAATATGTTGATAAATTACTAGAGACCGGATTTCTTGGGGgctaaaaactttatttaaatactAAAAAGATTGTAAAATTCCTATAGCCGGAGaaataaaatcataaattttattacaataaattccATTACACAAGAATTAATAAAGCGACATACGTttcgaaaaaaacttaaaattctcTATTGCACAAAAAAATCCACTGTTGTActgttgaatttaaaaatatataattcgAAATTGGccgtgtaaatttttttttctgtaaggATTCATCTCAATGTAGAAAATTGACTCACtgtatgaataaataaaaataaaaataaaatacataccTATACTACTAAAATCAGACATCAGTATATCATTTTCAGTAGATTTTTATATCCAGAATTTTCTTGTACAATTTATCACTAACTAATTTTCCACAACTGGAATgctttttacgaaaattcaCATTTTATACACGAGTTTAATAGCTTCATTAAGTGACAGTCCTactgtttctaattttgttacgcatttactaaaattcaaattacaaAGTAAGAAAGTAAGtcttttttgactaaaataatgCTGTGCAGAAGTAAGGTCTCGTAAATTTTCagcattaaattaaaagacaATGTaaccttcaaaattaatttatatacagggtgagtcaatagtgggttatttctgacatgACTTCTATATAAGATGCTGCCAAAAATACTACTTTCAATTCGAgacttataaatttttaaaaacattaattggatcaacattgttttttttatcttttaaataataatagttcataattaaattttacaaaaactgttaaaacaaACTTGACAATACCCATAATAATGTAATCCagaattaatgttttaattccGATCTGGTCTGCTGGACTCACCCTGTACTACTACTATTTCCAACCACAGTTccaaaagtagaaaaaatcaaaattcaaaaattgtcattCTAAGAATGTAACAttaatgttgaaaaattaaaaagcagaaacacaaaaaaactaaaaaagagtGAGAATGAAGTTATGAAGAACGAAGTGGCTGAAAGAgagagaaactgaaaaaaacctATAAAACTGCAGAAGagaaacacaaataaatagaaatattACATTCTAACTAAAAACCCAATACACTAAGAGACTTAGTAGCTGAAATACGAAAAAACTAAGAAcagtaagattaaaattctgtagaAGCAAGTGATTGAAAAGATGATAAATTAGAAAACTATACCTACTCCTACAATGGCCTGGTTTTACCAACGTTGGTTAAACTTAATGATGAGTTAAAAACAATCGTTACGATGATTATAACATAACAATTGTTTCTGTGGATTTATTCtactaataaatttaactGAGGTTGGTGAAACCTAGAATACTAGCCGCCGGAGTGCAAAGTTCTGAATGCCGCCTCTGTCATTctgtttttcacaaaaactacaactaattattttcagttttttatttcagttctGCATTCCGTCAAAAAAGATTTATCATCTTCCAAGATTTTTTAGCTGTCTAAAAGCTTTGAGTACAAAAAGAAATATGCTAATTTTTTGAATCATTTAAatccaaattaaaataaataaaatataacgcaTTATAGATTCACTTTTTCTaaactgaattaaatatttttttcagatacAATTCTTTCAAAGTTAATGTTAGAAGTTCGTTATTTTCTCAGTGTTGAAGCAGAAAACATACAtatcgggtgattcaaaaatatgtggcataattttaaccacgaATACCCCTCTACAATTAAGAATAGATAGGATAGTGTTTACTGACctaccacaaaaaattggaaaattacaatttttcaaaaattggtatggaaaaatggttttttgaaaatatttttcttaccgttcatgcgattattatgaaattttgcatgtcaAGAGACACAAACACGCTCTTTGATATGGTGTAAatggaaattttgtaaaagctATACATTTCCGGTGACAAGGGGGCCCTTCTAGTTTTTAGgtgataactcaatttttcggcctataaacacgtatttttgataccaaaaatcaaaagctcaattattttttaataaaaaaggaactCTTGCTTCATATCGCCAAAATGTACCGTTCTCGAGTTATTTGggattaaactaaactctacACCGCAGTgcagaataaaaaagtataaattttgagcataCCATTACTTTGGAAACTGTCGACTAAGAATGACACAGCTGTCATTGCTGTCACATTTGAtgtcaatttcatttaatctaaagtaaaatttgattatttcttgATGATAATAGTTAAAGACACGATTATGTGTTGGAAGAAATAATGCATGAGCTAGCGATAGCCACCCCGGCATCACAACTTGATCTGATGGCACACCACCAGAAAACGATTTTCCCTCCAAATCGCTATTTTTATCGATATTTCAATACTTgcattataaaactataatcCAAATGAAGAATTAAAACGATCAGAAACCAAGAACACAACCTCAACTgtaacaaatcacaaaataaaatcttatcaaCCATTTATAGTACcattattgcaatttttctttaataggaAGTTAATTTAATCCACAGGTAGTTGAAACCTGCAAAGAATAACGCAcggtttaatgtttatttacattttttaaaattacaagaacTTCGACAACAATGAGCACAAAAGCAACAAATGCCGCCAGCGTGCTAATTGGCGCCAGTGCTATTTTTCGTAAGcgcgaaaaaaaaatcataaagtcataacgattaaaaaattattttagtatttGGAAATGATGCCCTGATCACCCCATACTGGTaagtcaagaaaaaaaaaatgatccaggttattattgttgtttaataaaaaaacattgacttcatcattcatattttttttgatattcgCGCTTATGAAAAATAGCACTGGCGCCAATTAGCACGCTGGCGGCATTTGTTGCTTTTGTGCTCATTGTTGTCGAAGCTcttgtaattttcaaaaatgtaaattaacatTAAGCCGTGCGTTATTCTTTTGTGGATCAAATTAACTtcctattaaagaaaaattgcaacattGGCATTACAAATAGttgataagattttattttgtgatttgttacAGTTGAGATTGTGTTCTTGGTCTCTGATCGTTTTAATTCTTCATTTGgattatagttttataatgcAAGTAGTGAAGTATTGATAAAACCAGCAATTTGGAGGGAAAATCGTTTTACGGTGTGAAAACCTTGTGGTGTAGTCTCAGACCAAGTTGTGATGCCGGGATGGCTATCGCTAGCTCATGCATTATTTCTTCCAACACATAATCATGTCTTTTACTATTATCATcaagaaataatcaaaatttactttggattaaatgaaattgacaTCAAATGTGACAGCAATGACATCTGTGTCATTCGTAGTGAACTGTTTCCAAGGTAATGGTacgctcaaaatttatacttttctaTTCTGCAGAGCAGTgtagagtttagtttaatccCAAATAACTAGAGAACGGTACAGTTTGACGACATGAAGCAAGagtaccttttttattaaaaaataattgggcttttgatttttggtatcaaaaatacgtgtttataggccgaaaaattgagttatcacCTAAAAACTGGAAGGGCCCCCTTGTCACCGGAAATGTATAGCTTTTACAAGATTTCCATTTACACCATATCAAAGAGCGTCTTTGTGTCTCTtggcatgcaaaatttcataataatcgcatgaacggtaacaaaaatattttcaaaaaaccatttttccataccaatttctgaaaaattgtaatttttcaattttttgaggtgggtcagtaaatactatcctatctattttcatttttagaggggtattcgtggttaaaattatgccacatatttttgaatcacccgataTATTTCCTgaacaattgaaaaaagtttagCACCCCAAAGAATTTTTAGCTGCGTCGTTAGTATTAACGATTTATAAGTTGAGCgtacttaataaaataaattaaataatttgttgaaatttgaaatcacAAAGActacaaaagaacaaattgttaaaatgttGGTGGTGctattagaaattttaaagGGTAATTAGCGGCTTAAGGATGAAacttaaaatgttactaatGTTGGTTTTAAACTCTTTCATTGCATCCCtaatcaataaatattttattaaaattaaattggcttCAGATCATGGTCCTCtatgatcaaaaattttaaaaatttcaaaaagatAACCACCCTTAACTAAAATACGattcgacaattttttttttctttgacagTTAGATACGCAAATGTTTTTCCTTTCcgaaaacgtttaaaaaactaggggatgcaatttaaaattttaaagtagggGTAGCTAGTGATTAAGGGATGCAACCTAAAATGTAACTAACGTTGGTTTCCCCCACACGATCCTAATCGACCTGTCTTTGCTTGAAAATAGATTTGCTCAATGTCGAAAATTATTGAGactgttttaaaatgaaagccCTGTATGTCTCTCAGAAcgttaaaatgcaacacaatatttttcttaaatgaaaaatgaaataaaaactacaaataatattaatagtttaGATTAATAATTCAGGTTGCCGCCCGGGTACCGTGCACCTTTGCACCCCCGCGACGCTTAAGACGGCCCTGGTTCCTAGAGTGAAACCAACCCTTAGAAAttgtaaaactaaaattaaaagatgaaaacctgaaaaatttaggaaataaatgtaaaatatagagaatattcacatttttaacaaaatagaTTTAGGTATTTCGAGTTTTAAGGAACGCCCTTAAAAAATGCGAGTTTGAGAAGTTTCCTAAGATCCGATATAAATTACTTAGCATTGAAACTCAATTTTAATGACTTTGTTctctaaaaatgcaaattttaaatattcccaccactcaattttttagtgattttttaatggtaatTGGTAATATTGGCACATTAATAACGAAATGGCGCCTTGATAGGCACTAATTGGAGGAGATTTTGCCAAAGATTTTATATCGTGAAATGTGTCAAATCCGTTGTTTTCTTAAAACGTTTGTGcacaagttgaaaaaaatgttcgatGTTTGTGGGGTTTGCCTTAGCAGTGATTTGAAAATTCGAAAAAGTTTGTAGATTGGAGGTAAGTACCACCTCCGATTTGATTAATCGCGAATTCAGGAAGATggtaattttatgttttttgcttTCGTCTAGAATTTAGTTCTGCATTTTAGCCAAATTGTTCAATAGCTCTGATGAAGAGTTGGTCtctcattgttttttttttttcggacatgataaaaaaattacagattcACCGTGAGTTTgcttataatttattacaatttaacGAGTTTTGTTTTGATTACTCTTTAAACGCACCCCTCATGTGAAGttagtgatttttgttgtaatattGGTAACAATAAACAATTGGTCCCTTGATTGACTTCATTGTGCTGGTGGTGGTTTTCCCAATGGTTTTATAACGTGAAAAAGTGTGTGAAAGTGTTGTTTTCTTATCAAATATTGtgcaaaagtttaaaaaaacgttcGGTGTTACGACGGTTTGCAAAAATTAGCAgcgatttgaatttttcccAGTCGGTATGTGCCGCCTATGATCTAATTAATCGGCAACGGCATCGTAATCGTATTGACGGCGGGGGAGagtttttgtgcatttttctaAGAATCcaatgttttaaaaactcaCCACGCAAATACGATAAAAACTTGAAACGATGATAACGAAACAAATCGAATTTGCGTAAATGTCAACGACAGCACCCCCTTCCCCTGGAgttttttagtgatttttaattgTACCATTGGTAACAATAAACAATTGGTCTCTTGATCAGAGTGATCGACTCCATCTAAATGGAGGTGGTGGTTTGCCggttttttagtgaaaaaagtGTGTTAAAACTGTTGTTTGCTCAAATATTGTGCAATAGTGTAAAAAATCTTCGGTGTAATTAACAGTGATAAAGTTTTTCAATTCGGAAGGGGCCACCTGTGATTTTGGACGTGGGGGTGTTCGCGGTGATGGTGCTGAGTTGaaaattctcaatttttacttaattttcattttacagataagtgaaataaaagaaaatgttgaTTTGTGACTTGTGAAGTGTGaaaatgtgtttatttttgtgaaatttggcTAAGCTACCCCAGTGgcgacaaatatttttttctcttaatttggtaattcattattattaggtGTTAGGTGATACAACTTAGATATATTACCGTCGAGCGCAAAGAAGTGAAATAGATAATTTTTCGTTTAGGTATTCAATGCAAGGTCACCACAGGAACCCATGTAAAATGTTCCAGGGAGTCAATTGGCGTCAAAGAAACTGGAAATTCTAGGTAAGTTTTGCATACAAGCATGTTTTTAACAATGTTCTCGATAATAAAGCCTCACAGAAACCACGaattaaattagtaaattatACTCGTAACTACGATGTATCCATGTGACTGATGTAACTGTGTGCTCAAAATCAGACAATTTCAATGATGGATTCGAGTGTTTGGGCTCGCGATAAAATTATAGgaagaaacttttttttcttcttattaATGCAAAGtagtaattttataaaatttttaaacaaaatgtgaTCTCTGCTCTGTGGAAAAACCATACCTACTGCTTgtcacattattattattaacagaAAACAGATATAGTTTAGGTCAGagatttggtttatttttcgctttataaaaaagttgaaaaaaaaatagatatttttttctgttaaaatattGCCAGATGTCGCCTATTATAGGCTTATTTGTTTTATCTATGtagaaaatcacaaaaacacTCAtgttaaattgtatttttcagCAAATTTCATAATGGTAAAggttttaaacatttaagtTCTTTTTCTAGCAAGTCTTCCaattgttttcttttctgactatctttttatgtgtttttttaagtcgTTCAGGTTTAAGAGTTATAAAAACGCAATTAGGACTGTATGTCTGTATGACAGAATTAAAAGtactaaaattaacaaataaccAGTTTAAAGAGGTATGATTAGTGcctctttaaaaaattgttcagttcttgctaatttcttttttcttaaactCTAGGCATATTTGCGTATTTATAACAGATACTTAAAactaaacgaatttaaaaaaaaacattgcaaaaaattgtcacaaaagcaaaaaattggaagaacaACACTTGCTTTTTAAAGAACTTAAATGATAAAAACACTCTTACCACGTGATTAAAatccttcaaattttaatcctgTATTACCTGTGTAAAGTTTAGTCATAAAATTCCCATTCATTCATGGTCAGTTGTCCTTacttaaaaatcaaacatactCTTTTAAATGGTTAgaacattattaattttttcaatttttttgtttcagacaACTCGAATGACTGAAAGTGGGTGTTGTGGATTTTCGAGTGTTTAACAGACATTTAGTAGTGCGCGATTCTTAAAATTTCGAGTGATTAAAGTGCCAATTGAAAGGATCTTCAGGGAACCTGGACGCTAAAATCATGCTACAAGGATCAGGATTAAAGGGTTAGttgtcaaagttttttttctcttaaaaaattatggttAAATCCATAATGTTATACATaaagttatttatcaaaatttgtatactAAACTTAACGCCCAGGGtgagttaattttaattttttcaaagtgagGTGAGGTGTGTGAATATGTGATTTTTAATGTGAGTGCAACATTTTAGACACAGTAAGtacatatttatcaaaatatgaatgaaaattaattgtggTCCGTTCTAGGAAGAAGAAGAGGGGATGAAGATGATGTCACATGGtgagtaaattttaatttttctatgcGTACCATCAGTGCAGTGTGTGAATATGTGATTTTTAAGGTGAGTGCAACATTTTAGAATACAGTTAAGTGTTTCACAAAATATGAgccaaaattaattgtgttgtAGATGAAACATAttctttcttaatttttcttttgaattttttataaaactttaaaacttttaatagaACTTTTGACTATATGAACGTCActtaaataatgaagaaaaacaCTCACAGCAAGATCAAGAAACCTAAGGTTTTGTTTTAGATAATATAAATTGCTTAAGTGAACACAAGTTTgtaatatgaattttttgtaataataataataataataataataatatgtaatTGTCCCTCAAGTCGTCAGTCATGGAGCATGCCATGCACCGTCTTATCGGACTCGTCAATATACGAAATACTACAAATTTGCAGGGAATTTGGAATAATTGAGGTATTCCTCAACactatagaaagctttgtctTGTAGGAATAATGACAGGCGACTGCGAAATATATGTAgtgattaacataaattaataagtgcgatttttacaatttcgaaTAACAGTGTGTTAATAGAATGGGTcttcaaagaaaataatagTGTTATAAGACTTAAGGATCCATATTACAAGGTGAGTTGATAAAGATTTCtgtttttagaaaacttaGTTTAGAAAACATTAAACTTATACCTAatatgttaaattaatttttgccgATGATTTTTACTaagtgtgtattttttatttgaagtgTTGTGAgaatatgtaatttttgaagtcacggttattgattttataataaacaaaacgaTTGATTTTCAGtgtttctataaaaaaatataaacctaGTAGACAAGCGCGCATAGATTAAAACATAACGAAAGTATTTGAATCTTTAGTacacccctatcaattttttttcttttcttgaaGAATTCCTTACATCAGTTCATcacattttcataaaaaaatgttattaaatatAGGAACCGTAAATATGTATCTATATTTaactataatttaattttacccATCATTACCCAGCATATTTTGCCAGATTTTGCACCATAAACAAAACTTATGTGACATGATACAATTCCACTGCTTGAAGAGATGCCTTCTATGGCTTTTTAACTTAGGaactatatttttgaaaatagacATTTTACGAGTATGTTGGTGGATGTTAGAAACGAGTTATCTTTACATAATTCTCTTTTATCATGAAAGAATGCCGACAATAGGGACTTAAGAAAATACagaatgtttttgttttaataaaattttcgaattagGTACCGAATAACAATTTTGATACAAATCGACAAATTACGGTTACACTCTTCATAACAATTAAGTAGATGATAGAAAAACTTATGACGCAAAAATATGACTTTGAAACCCAATTTAATTCTTGTAACGAAcaggaaataaaaattgaaggtTAAGAATTCGTGACTTAACACAAAAGCTTTCACACTTGCGTGTAAATATTCTAAAGAAATCCAAGAAGCAAAATAGTACTTACTTCCTTATTAATGCAAACAGAAAAGATTCAAATAATGTTAATTATCATTcactttgatttaaaattagcACACGTACAATACG of the Tribolium castaneum strain GA2 chromosome 1, icTriCast1.1, whole genome shotgun sequence genome contains:
- the LOC656338 gene encoding vanin-like protein 1 isoform X2; this encodes MKMIRLWILFLSTINLCQASPWDNLTANIAVIEYQPFVDKRLTEEQIVLENTKKYLEIIKTLVKTENFDMIIFPESTLKTSPKTSVEIHIMDNPCDSLTYPEFMKNLSCTARNSNTYLVINLVEKVKCDRTTCKNSGFFFYNTDVIIDRTGKITNTYHKYNLFGEHDLDKPKVEKVIIHTDFGVKFGIFTCFDILFKSPALDLVEEDIDGVIFPSNWYSELPFLTSLQTQQMWAYNYDVLFFGAGGNYPKVGTGGSGIYNASRGTISQGYVAKGGSHIFAFRSKNGQVLVPPEPNIDILAKEMDEFYLATDSSIPSFSSTVLNVDNKTDFETHICHTNSETKSELCCNFTIQISTKQHNSIFFYTYHLVAFTGVRSFRGQYNGGTEICGIIACLNSSLSSCGLRFPKYEDIEWPVTFENIQIAAKFDKSGNRTQFPNSLLSSIRPVNASETVWIKNEVVENGQEVVERTFALKKAQNRILTFAIYGRNFEQDSPPSGGAGERAPMLGHLIVVGVFVLTVVSIRYF
- the LOC656338 gene encoding vanin-like protein 1 isoform X1; this translates as MIFSMKMIRLWILFLSTINLCQASPWDNLTANIAVIEYQPFVDKRLTEEQIVLENTKKYLEIIKTLVKTENFDMIIFPESTLKTSPKTSVEIHIMDNPCDSLTYPEFMKNLSCTARNSNTYLVINLVEKVKCDRTTCKNSGFFFYNTDVIIDRTGKITNTYHKYNLFGEHDLDKPKVEKVIIHTDFGVKFGIFTCFDILFKSPALDLVEEDIDGVIFPSNWYSELPFLTSLQTQQMWAYNYDVLFFGAGGNYPKVGTGGSGIYNASRGTISQGYVAKGGSHIFAFRSKNGQVLVPPEPNIDILAKEMDEFYLATDSSIPSFSSTVLNVDNKTDFETHICHTNSETKSELCCNFTIQISTKQHNSIFFYTYHLVAFTGVRSFRGQYNGGTEICGIIACLNSSLSSCGLRFPKYEDIEWPVTFENIQIAAKFDKSGNRTQFPNSLLSSIRPVNASETVWIKNEVVENGQEVVERTFALKKAQNRILTFAIYGRNFEQDSPPSGGAGERAPMLGHLIVVGVFVLTVVSIRYF